From Amyelois transitella isolate CPQ chromosome 4, ilAmyTran1.1, whole genome shotgun sequence, one genomic window encodes:
- the LOC106129320 gene encoding protein PRRC2C isoform X2, whose protein sequence is MSALSTPGGGGTTAQSKPTSGKQKYQKLDINSLYCTNRNENSEPSLVKSQLSRKHGMQSLGKVPSARRPPANLPSLKTETGQDPNANSVSAVTTTVSTPATCTSQTVPTTSTSNVPASTCPSGWVPLPPPSSPHFRTEFPSLEAAAQPSHRSSEHSTSQPQLRPQTEGSWTCGGGATVRPEAASPAPAAQQTPAFRAILPSFLVKGSGGGGLGLGALAPPGRRAAPRPPPAPARAQDILTARPILRPDQISSLDDIARDAGWAQHDDIDYDQKLDFSDGESSAPNKSNKNNNRPSIETERVDAKVPELTDEEQIWAERRQKQNNEMAQVIARARQRKEEEQRRQMRDNAPLQPKDSRDRLDRDRDRNDNRDRNDNRDREPDSREKENNRDRERHDNRERDRADNREKERSDHRDTRENERVDNRERERIESRDRFDNRDRDRDVRDRERERERGRNDNRERQDSEKERMDMRDRDRNDRDRGDRLDRERFDRGSERGDRDRMDRDNRDRMDRDRNDRDRDRDFRDRDRDYGRDREQPNAAFSKTFQNNIPPRFLKQQQNRQQDDQHKGWAFSGKQAPRRQEPTPYNAPRHNGRRSYSRDFSDREDDFRREKDGSGPQWRSEMQDYDRAGRELDRSNSKDSYREYSDYKDRRNESDRKSIDSGIDHSSRTAADKLTEVFERKSIGVADSFPSSDSSTQVQAAERRPTPPSATVQRESSERDFGKTSWAEITQDDSSAYQKTSAEKTTSKEVEHLPKDSVEDKSNLNQQSTAGSTQQTISNHAAPASQSHKFNNHSASGKNVQNQQVPQIHPYTNTQSQSSSVQSLLDTNQPISKPITQTSKPSNLDSAQQLQSSSDQNIAPNLNKPLFSSQKSEKELSESESIASKSSTDPSVTLGKVNETHSVESLQGNVDIQKRPVDEKRNERFGSEQLNKNPIKEPVERKSSGSGSEKKGRGFGSSGGGGGGGGAAGAGGGAGYAVYNRGWGRDSRGRRSHRSSRSNNRASESDGSTDGAPNAERKERRRAPRSPRGPKKSDRHDDNRAAEQMSHTIDNMENREPFAPRGQPSRRGRGGFQGASRPPAPAKRVAGYGPPNTKSPFSQTNKAAKDDDAKDIQDDNKNKSHSKPRTGSSTGRGRDRRPKGSVGPLSGEDENWETTSEHSEGGSNARRGRSGAQQQRGLRNQNNRQNNARHAQGSKKDTPADKTTEVIEAMTDLKISGKKDDEVVDDGFQEVRNKKNSKDTRCPPAKEETIKQPRSHSNQGGGRNGSSSRNPNDKSNAPRGSAPVMGKPVSQYDRPRQANLAPRFVKQRQKQQMGLVTGFGPDTGAAPPPPAVNAWDKPISQTLRGNVEETTTENVENKSGQSSQRSTPADAQNIAEIKSVPPTCAVTTDKSGVLDGSTPPVETIIFENTNYKTAPPAEALKQKYQPSANTAKPQGEDIPAELDARPVAFNGEVRPRPRSIQELMADNSRPVSDAEGTLNLPMSFDTSQKAEDSSDMKLDFTFDTDTLGQLTEDKTAKTLSLPRGVHMSTSSTISPLAADLNLKIASVKKVWEMPAVAEGSEELQFPGFEESNTETGAPPNVCKVKPTQQLQSPPPQHYNHVGYQGGYGGLSVPSPPAVLFNSSQQLLGSSQQLPQQGGLYGAFLDQSRGQFGTFPGTPYGAGSAAPYNYHQQPPPDGMATMFQSLPNQYRMAAAGGGAAFGQSGQLGNNPSTVLISSTSNSLMSATVKPSSQQIGAIGSKGGGGVGGVGSVSTYQQQYLGYSGPVGEAPYSLPGLLPRPAPPANSYYSPYQPPTAPAPTYPLQFTQPAQSGAFGSQFISSQLQVAAAVQQMQQQYRAPLQQQYAAPPQPRPPPPQLKSPLHEHANGFAPLCESASPTPKPNKPQKPPHSPPQHKYHAPPPMPPPAITPLQHHQQHQQQYYRP, encoded by the exons ATGTCTGCACTCTCGACGCCGGGCGGCGGAGGCACTACGGCGCAGTCGAAGCCGACGTCCGGCAAGCAAAAATACCAGAAGTTGGATATCAATAGCTTGTACTGCACTAACAGG aacGAAAACTCTGAGCCATCCCTAGTAAAATCTCAACTCAGCCGCAAGCATGGAATGCAGAGTCTTGGAAAAGTACCATCGGCAAGGCGTCCACCAGCCAATTTGCCATCTTTGAAAACTGAAACAGGGCAAGACCCTAACGCCAA ctCTGTTTCTGCTGTTACTACTACTGTATCTACACCGGCAACATGCACCTCTCAGACTGTT cCTACAACATCCACCAGCAATGTGCCTGCGTCTACTTGTCCGAGCGGCTGGGTGCCACTTCCACCACCTTCGTCACCACACTTCAGGACAGAGTTCCCGTCATTGGAGGCTGCTGCCCAACCATCACACCGTTCTTCAGAGCATTCAACATCTCAGCCACAACTCAGGCCGCAAA CCGAAGGCAGCTGGACGTGCGGTGGCGGCGCGACCGTGCGGCCGGAAGCCGCGTCCCCCGCGCCTGCCGCACAACAGACCCCCGCCTTCCGCGCTATACTACCCTCTTTT CTGGTGAAAGgtagcggcggcggcgggctcGGCCTGGGCGCGCTGGCCCCGCCGGGCCGGCGCGCGGCGCCGCGTCCGCCGCCTGCGCCGGCCCGCGCGCAGGACATCCTCACCGCGCGGCCCATCCTGCGCCCCGACCAGATCTCCTCGCTCGATGACATTGCGCGCGACGCCGGCTGGGCGCAGCACGACGACATCGACTATGA CCAAAAATTAGACTTTTCTGATGGAGAGTCATCGGCACCGAATAAGtctaataagaataataacCGACCTAGTATTGAAACCGAGCGCGTCGATGCAAAGGTTCCAGAGCTCACAGATGAAGAGCAAATATGGGCTGAACGACGACAGAAGCAAAATAATGAGATGGCTCAAGTGATAGCGCGAGCACGGCAGAGGAAGGAAGAGGAACAGCGACGGCAAATGCGAGATAATGCGCCCCTTCAGCCCAAGGATTCCCGCGATAGATTAGATAGAGATCGCGATCGGAATGACAATCGCGATCGGAACGACAATCGCGACAGAGAACCAGACAGCAGAGAAAAGGAGAATAACAGAGATAGAGAACGTCACGATAATAGAGAAAGAGATCGCGCTGATAACAGGGAAAAAGAACGAAGCGATCACCGTGACACCAGGGAAAATGAACGTGTTGATAACAGAGAAAGGGAAAGAATCGAAAGCAGAGACAGGTTCGATAATAGAGATCGCGATAGAGATGTGAGGGACCGGGAGCGTGAGAGAGAAAGAGGTCGAAATGATAACAGAGAGCGTCAAGATAGTGAAAAAGAGCGAATGGATATGCGAGACAGAGATAGAAACGATAGAGATCGCGGTGATCGTTTGGATCGGGAACGATTCGATAGAGGCTCGGAGAGAGGGGACCGCGACCGGATGGATCGTGACAACAGAGACAGGATGGACCGCGACCGGAATGACAGAGATCGCGATCGCGACTTCAGGGACAGAGATCGAGATTACGGCCGTGATCGGGAGCAACCTAATGCTGCCTTCTCAAAAACGTTCCAAAATAATATTCCACCGCGATTTTTAAAGCAACAGCAGAATCGTCAACAAGACGATCAACATAAGGGGTGGGCGTTTTCAGGAAAACAAGCGCCCAGACGCCAAGAGCCGACGCCGTACAATGCTCCGAGACACAATGGACGGCGCTCTTATTCAAG agATTTCTCAGACCGTGAGGATGATTTTAGGAGAGAAAAAGATGGATCTGGGCCTCAGTGGCGATCTGAAATGCAAGATTATGATAGAGCTGGAAGGGAATTAGATAGATCTAATTCAAAAGATTCTTATAGAGAATATAGCGACTACAAAGATAGAAGAAATGAATCTGACAGGAAATCTATAGATAGTGGTATTGATCACAGCAGCAGAACAGCCGCTGATAAATTGACAGAAGTGTTCGAAAGAAAGAGTATAGGAGTAGCAGATTCATTTCCTTCTTCAGATTCCTCAACGCAAGTGCAAGCAGCAGAACGGCGTCCTACTCCACCTTCTGCTACCGTCCAGCGGGAATCGTCTGAAAGAGATTTTGGTAAAACTTCATGGGCTGAAATAACTCAAGATGACTCATCTGCTTATCAAAAAACATCTGCTGAAAAAACTACATCTAAAGAAGTTGAACATCTTCCTAAAGATTCAGTAGAAGACAAATCTAATTTAAATCAGCAATCCACGGCGGGGTCTACTCAGCAGACTATTTCAAATCATGCGGCACCTGCTTCTCAAAGTCATAAATTCAATAATCATTCCGCTAGTGGGAAAAACGTGCAGAATCAACAAGTACCTCAAATACACCCATATACTAATACTCAATCACAATCTTCTTCTGTTCAATCTTTACTTGATACTAACCAACCTATTTCTAAACCTATTACTCAAACTTCTAAACCTTCAAATCTCGATTCAGCTCAACAGTTACAATCTTCATCAGATCAGAATATTGCACCAAATTTAAACAAGCCATTGTTTTCATCCCAGAAATCTGAGAAAGAATTGTCGGAATCTGAATCTATAGCTTCCAAATCTAGTACTGATCCTTCGGTAACATTAGGAAAGGTCAACGAAACACATTCAGTGGAATCTCTACAGGGAAATGTCGACATTCAAAAACGACCAgttgatgaaaaaagaaatgaaagatttggtagCGAGCAGCTTAATAAGAATCCCATCAAGGAGCCTGTGGAAAGAAAATCGAGCGGGTCTGGTTCGGAAAAGAAGGGCAGAGGTTTCGGCAGCAGTGGAGGAGGGGGTGGGGGCGGAGGAGCGGCGGGCGCAGGCGGCGGCGCTGGCTACGCCGTGTATAACCGCGGCTGGGGCCGCGACTCTCGCGGCCGCCGCTCGCACCGCAGCTCGCGCTCCAACAACCGCGCCAGCGAGTCAGACGGCTCCACAGACGGCGCGCCTAATGCTGAGCGCAAAGAACGACGTCGGGCGCCGCGCAGTCCACGAGGGCCGAAGAAATCCGATCGCCATGACGACAATCGCGCGGCTGAGCAGATGTCGCACACCATCGATAATATGGAGAACAGGGAACCCTTCGCCCCACGCGGACAACCTTCTAGGAGAGGCAGAGGAGGATTCCAAGGCGCGTCGCGCCCTCCGGCGCCGGCTAAAAGGGTTGCGGGTTACGGTCCGCCTAACACGAAGAGTCCCTTCAGTCAAACTAACAAAGCCGCCAAAGACGACGACGCTAAAGATATACAGGatgataacaaaaacaaatcccATTCCAAACCGCGAACCGGTTCGTCAACCGGGCGAGGACGGGACCGGAGGCCTAAAGGTTCCGTCGGACCGCTTAGTGGAGAAGACGAGAACTGGGAGACCACATCAGAACATTCCGAAGGCGGCAGTAACGCCCGCAGAGGTAGATCTGGAGCGCAACAGCAGAGAGGCCTGCGTAATCAGAATAACCGCCAAAACAATGCTCGCCATGCACAAGGATCGAAAAAAGACACACCCGCAGATAAGACCACTGAAGTAATAGAGGCTATGACCGACCTTAAGATTTCGGGCAAGAAGGACGACGAAGTCGTCGATGATGGATTCCAGGAGGTTCGAAATAAGAAAAACTCCAAGGATACCCGATGCCCCCCCGCCAAAGAAGAAACTATTAAACAACCCAGATCTCATTCCAACCAAGGCGGTGGAAGAAATGGATCATCCTCTAGAAATCCTAACGATAAATCGAACGCTCCTCGTGGTTCGGCTCCGGTTATGGGTAAGCCGGTGTCCCAGTATGACCGGCCACGTCAAGCTAATTTGGCACCGCGTTTTGTGAAGCAAAGACAAAAGCAGCAAATGGGATTAGTAACAGGCTTCGGACCAGACACCGGCGCGGCTCCGCCCCCGCCGGCGGTCAACGCATGGGACAAACCTATATCGCAAACCTTGCGCGGCAACGTCGAAGAAACGACGACTGAAAATGTAGAGAATAAATCTGGCCAGTCAAGTCAGCGTAGTACGCCTGCTGACGCACAAAATATTGCCGAAATTAAGTCTGTTCCACCGACTTGTGCTGTCACTACCGATAAATCGGGAGTATTAGATGGGTCGACCCCGCCTGTAGAGACTATCATATTCGAAAATACGAATTATAAGACTGCACCACCTGCTGAGgccttaaaacaaaaatatcaaccTAGTGCTAACACTGCAAAGCCTCAGGGCGAAGATATTCCGGCAGAATTAGATGCCCGACCAGTAGCATTCAACGGCGAGGTGAGACCACGACCAAGATCCATTCAAGAACTCATGGCAGATAATAGTAGACCTGTATCAGACGCCGAAGGTACATTGAATCTGCCGATGTCATTTGACACATCTCAAAAAGCGGAAGATTCATCAGATATGAAACTTGATTTTACTTTCGATACAGATACTCTTGGACAGCTCACTGAGGATAAGACTGCCAAAACTCTCAGTTTGCCACGAGGAGTGCATATGAGTACATCAAGTACTATTTCCCCACTGGCTGCAGatctcaatttaaaaatagctaGTGTGAAAAAGGTGTGGGAAATGCCTGCAGTGGCTGAAGGCAGTGAAGAATTACAGTTTCCCGGCTTCGAGGAGAGCAATACTGAGACTGGCGCGCCTCCAAACGTGTGTAAAGTGAAGCCAACGCAACAGTTGCAGTCGCCGCCGCCTCAGCACTACAACCACGTAGGCTATCAG GGCGGTTATGGCGGGCTGTCAGTACCGTCGCCTCCGGCGGTTCTGTTCAACTCCTCGCAACAGCTGCTGGGCTCGTCCCAACAACTTCCTCAGCAAGGTGGCTTGTACGGAGCCTTTTTGGACCAGAGTAGAGGCCAATTCGGGACGTTTCCTGGAACGCCGTACGGCGCTGGATCAGCCGCGCCATACAATTACCACCAGCAGCCACCGCCAGATGGTATGGCTACTATGTTCCAGAGCCTTCCCAACCAATATAGGATG GCTGCAGCTGGAGGTGGCGCAGCTTTTGGCCAATCGGGACAGCTTGGCAATAATCCCAGTACGGTTCTAATCTCTAGTACTTCAAATTCTCTCATGTCAGCTACTGTGAAACCTTCCAGTCAGCAAATTGGTGCtatag GCAGTAAAGGAGGTGGCGGTGTAGGCGGCGTCGGCAGTGTGAGCACGTACCAGCAGCAGTACCTCGGCTACTCGGGGCCCGTCGGCGAAGCCCCGTACTCTCTACCGGGCCTGTTGCCCCGGCCCGCGCCCCCGGCCAACTCGTACTACTCCCCGTACCAGCCGCCCACGGCCCCGGCGCCCACTTACCCGCTACAGTTCACGCAACCGGCACAGTCCGGGGCGTTTGGATCGCAATTCATATCGTCGCAGTTACAAGTGGCGGCCGCCGTTCAACAAATGCAG CAACAATACCGCGCGCCGCTGCAGCAGCAATACGCCGCTCCGCCGCAGCCgcggccgccgccgccgcagcTGAAGTCGCCGCTGCACGAGCACGCGAACGGCTTCGCGCCGCTGTGCGAGTCCGCGTCGCCGACGCCCAAGCCGAACAAGCCGCAGAAGCCGCCGCACTCGCCGCCGCAGCACAAGTATCacgcgccgccgccgatgcCGCCGCCGGCTATCACGCCGCTACAGCACCATCAGCAACATCAGCAGCAG